The proteins below are encoded in one region of Desertifilum tharense IPPAS B-1220:
- a CDS encoding HAMP domain-containing sensor histidine kinase has product MPASSEFVALCRSQVSLLTEGLGASLSVVYLTEELVEDLPTQLVPIVAHPEVARNWQPERSRTFLPETSGSQPDNLAWHQRALLPNQPKAGRTDPQPAWTAEATLMHQRQLVFPLMHESIVMGLLVTGRDDRAWNQGEKEQIQQIADSIALACVLDQRAQWLQEEEQHSRQRIAQQHDILDNLLHQFRNPLTALRTFGKLLVKRLNQSDRNYQIAESIVQQSDRLQDLLQQFDRAIEIVEVDKESVIVDSIDVQSRPQALLPAANALGQNTLPLEACDIRQLLLPLIHSAEAIAQDKQQTLNARLTHPLPLVQANPQALREVLSNILDNAIKYTPPGGCVYLETNEQTPATLCIQISDTGPGIPAQDLEHIFERHYRGVQAETPIPGTGLGLAIAKDLIEQMQGKIQVLSPAVHPQILNRGTTFIVCLQHAAVR; this is encoded by the coding sequence ATGCCAGCCAGTTCAGAATTTGTTGCCCTGTGTCGCTCGCAAGTTTCCCTCCTCACAGAAGGGTTAGGAGCCTCTTTGAGCGTGGTCTACCTCACGGAGGAATTAGTTGAAGACTTGCCGACCCAGCTTGTGCCGATCGTCGCCCATCCAGAGGTAGCCAGAAATTGGCAGCCAGAGCGATCGCGGACATTCCTGCCAGAAACCAGCGGTTCGCAACCGGACAACCTCGCTTGGCACCAGCGGGCCTTGCTGCCAAACCAACCAAAGGCAGGGCGCACCGATCCTCAACCCGCTTGGACCGCAGAAGCCACCCTGATGCATCAGCGCCAACTGGTTTTTCCCCTGATGCACGAAAGTATTGTCATGGGGTTACTGGTGACAGGACGCGACGATCGCGCCTGGAACCAAGGCGAAAAAGAACAAATTCAGCAAATTGCCGATAGCATTGCCTTAGCCTGCGTCTTAGACCAACGGGCGCAATGGCTTCAGGAAGAAGAACAACACTCCCGCCAACGCATTGCCCAACAACACGATATTTTAGACAATCTGCTGCACCAATTTCGCAACCCCCTAACAGCCCTGCGAACCTTTGGCAAATTACTGGTCAAACGCCTTAACCAGAGCGATCGCAACTACCAGATTGCCGAAAGTATCGTGCAACAGAGCGATCGCCTGCAAGACCTGCTACAACAATTCGATCGAGCCATTGAAATCGTTGAAGTTGACAAAGAATCCGTCATTGTCGATTCCATTGATGTCCAAAGCCGTCCCCAAGCCCTATTACCCGCAGCCAACGCTTTAGGACAAAACACCTTACCCCTAGAAGCCTGCGACATTCGCCAGCTATTGCTGCCCCTCATTCACTCGGCTGAAGCGATCGCCCAAGACAAGCAGCAAACCCTAAACGCCCGCCTCACCCACCCTCTACCCCTCGTCCAAGCCAACCCTCAAGCCCTGCGAGAAGTCTTAAGCAACATCTTAGACAACGCCATTAAATATACTCCGCCGGGGGGATGCGTTTACCTCGAAACCAACGAGCAAACCCCGGCAACTCTTTGCATTCAAATTAGCGATACCGGGCCGGGGATTCCCGCCCAAGACCTCGAACATATTTTTGAGCGGCATTATCGGGGCGTCCAAGCCGAAACCCCAATTCCCGGTACAGGTTTGGGGTTGGCGATCGCCAAAGACCTGATCGAACAGATGCAGGGGAAAATTCAAGTTCTCAGTCCGGCGGTACATCCCCAGATTTTAAATCGAGGAACCACATTTATCGTTTGCTTGCAGCACGCCGCAGTCCGCTAA
- a CDS encoding cyclic nucleotide-binding domain-containing protein: MKKVLFLFGELNDDDIDWLIANGHRETIPEGTVLIQEGQTIDTLYILLEGQVTVSISTHEGEAQIADLASGEVFGEMSFVDSRPPSATVQAVEQSLVLSIPRSKLAIRLHQDVGFASRFYRAIALFLSSRLRGTVRFLGYGKPPHTEAPHDDLAPEIADNLPIANARFDWLLRRLVDSELVVPPELTQEHLNLK, translated from the coding sequence ATGAAAAAAGTTCTATTTCTGTTTGGAGAATTGAATGATGATGATATTGACTGGCTGATTGCCAACGGTCATCGAGAAACCATTCCCGAAGGTACCGTTTTGATTCAAGAGGGTCAAACCATAGACACGCTCTACATTCTGCTGGAAGGACAAGTTACTGTGTCGATTTCCACCCACGAAGGTGAGGCTCAGATCGCAGACTTAGCTTCTGGGGAAGTCTTTGGAGAAATGTCGTTTGTGGATAGCCGTCCCCCGTCAGCCACCGTTCAGGCGGTCGAACAGTCGCTGGTGTTGAGCATTCCCCGTTCAAAACTGGCGATTCGACTGCACCAAGATGTGGGTTTTGCTTCGCGCTTTTACCGCGCGATCGCGCTATTTCTCTCTAGCCGCTTGCGCGGAACGGTACGCTTCCTCGGTTATGGCAAACCCCCCCATACAGAAGCACCGCATGACGATTTAGCGCCAGAAATTGCCGACAATCTCCCCATTGCCAATGCTCGGTTTGATTGGTTGCTCCGTCGCTTAGTGGATTCCGAACTAGTCGTTCCTCCAGAATTAACTCAGGAACATTTAAACCTGAAATAG
- a CDS encoding WD40 repeat domain-containing protein codes for MMHFLPLDWHAPLCRLKPMLDNRQRFHKPLVMAACCFLVALPAPLLVQRPAISAMGVRVLPEHANTVSAIAISPDGRYLASGSHDRLVRIWEVETNRSVATLRGHQDWVASLAFSADGRYLASGSLDRSVKVWDLQTGKVLHEFKGHRSGVLSVAWSPDGTVVASGSLDRTVRLWDVSEKQGIAVLEGHGDWVQSVAFSGNGEILASGSADKSIKLWNWRQGTELRSLTDLGGTITSIAIAQNDRFLVSGSADSTVKLWDLQTGRLLRTFRGHEHSVLAVAIAADGQFIVSSGEDRTVRLWNTRSGALVNTLTGHQGSIRAIAMSPDLSFIASGGDDRSIKLWPTGERRPIAPIASPAPPQAPPESFLPVQRNPVLAIAFDPTGEFLASSKSRIVQLWYSGNREGDAPDPLPLTSFRGHLQAVVSTLFSDDGERLISGSRDGKIKIWQLSDGRVVGELDRGTGVAALALSADGRILVGAGIDGEIKVWNLQTGQVLRTLRPQRDTRVLTLALSADGQLLASGHTDATVQLWRIPTGERIHTLRGHESEVGTVAMTRDGQMLVSGSRDGMVKIWHLRDLPTRRQTPLAAFKTLEAHTGRVTAMAIARDQTTLVTAGEEGTVNLWDLQLGTPIRTLAHQSSPILSLALHPDRQMLATGSQDSTIHLWNLQSGALIYTWRNP; via the coding sequence ATGATGCACTTTCTCCCCCTGGATTGGCACGCCCCCTTGTGTCGGTTAAAGCCAATGTTAGACAACAGGCAACGCTTTCACAAACCCTTGGTGATGGCGGCCTGTTGTTTTTTAGTGGCACTGCCCGCTCCTTTGCTGGTGCAGCGTCCGGCAATTTCTGCAATGGGGGTTCGCGTTCTGCCAGAACACGCCAATACGGTTAGCGCGATCGCCATCAGTCCGGATGGTCGATATCTGGCTAGCGGTTCTCACGATCGCTTGGTGCGGATTTGGGAGGTGGAAACTAACCGCAGCGTGGCGACGTTGCGCGGCCATCAAGATTGGGTGGCGAGTTTGGCGTTTAGTGCGGATGGTCGCTATCTAGCCAGTGGCAGCCTCGATCGCAGCGTTAAGGTCTGGGATTTGCAAACCGGAAAAGTCTTGCATGAGTTTAAAGGGCATCGCAGCGGCGTGCTATCGGTGGCGTGGAGTCCCGATGGGACTGTGGTGGCCAGCGGCAGCCTCGATCGGACGGTGAGATTGTGGGATGTTTCAGAAAAACAAGGGATTGCCGTTTTGGAGGGACATGGGGACTGGGTGCAGTCTGTGGCGTTTAGCGGCAATGGGGAGATCTTAGCTAGCGGCAGCGCCGATAAGAGTATTAAGTTATGGAATTGGCGGCAAGGGACGGAGTTGCGATCGCTCACCGATCTGGGTGGCACCATTACCTCAATTGCGATCGCCCAAAACGATCGATTTCTGGTTAGCGGTAGTGCAGACAGTACCGTTAAGCTTTGGGATTTGCAAACCGGACGATTACTCCGCACGTTTCGGGGTCACGAACATAGCGTTTTAGCTGTGGCGATCGCCGCTGATGGTCAATTCATTGTCAGTAGCGGCGAGGATCGGACGGTTCGTTTGTGGAATACCCGTTCGGGTGCCTTGGTGAATACGTTAACCGGCCATCAGGGGAGTATTCGCGCGATCGCCATGAGTCCGGATCTGAGCTTTATTGCCAGCGGTGGCGACGATCGCAGCATTAAACTGTGGCCGACTGGTGAAAGACGACCGATCGCGCCCATCGCCTCACCTGCGCCTCCGCAAGCGCCACCGGAGAGTTTTCTACCCGTTCAACGAAATCCCGTTTTGGCGATCGCCTTCGATCCAACCGGAGAATTTCTCGCCAGCAGCAAAAGCCGGATCGTGCAACTGTGGTACTCTGGCAATCGCGAAGGAGACGCTCCCGATCCGCTACCCCTCACCAGTTTTCGTGGTCATTTACAGGCTGTTGTTTCTACCCTGTTTAGCGATGATGGGGAACGCTTAATTAGTGGCAGTCGAGATGGCAAGATTAAAATTTGGCAACTGAGTGATGGTCGGGTAGTCGGCGAACTGGATCGCGGTACGGGGGTTGCTGCCTTAGCCTTAAGTGCGGATGGACGGATCTTGGTGGGGGCAGGTATTGATGGCGAGATTAAGGTCTGGAATTTGCAAACCGGTCAAGTTCTGCGAACCCTTAGACCCCAGCGGGATACTCGCGTTCTGACCTTGGCATTGAGCGCAGACGGACAATTGTTGGCTAGCGGTCATACGGATGCAACGGTGCAGTTGTGGCGCATTCCCACGGGCGAACGGATACACACCCTCAGAGGTCATGAAAGCGAGGTGGGAACGGTTGCTATGACGCGGGATGGTCAGATGCTCGTTAGTGGCAGTCGCGATGGGATGGTGAAAATTTGGCACTTGCGCGATCTTCCGACTCGCCGTCAGACGCCGCTAGCCGCGTTTAAGACCCTAGAAGCCCATACCGGAAGAGTAACCGCAATGGCGATCGCGCGAGATCAAACTACCCTAGTAACCGCTGGTGAAGAGGGTACGGTTAACCTGTGGGATTTGCAACTGGGGACTCCAATTCGGACCTTAGCTCATCAATCGAGTCCGATTCTCTCCCTTGCCCTTCATCCCGATCGTCAAATGCTAGCAACCGGAAGCCAAGATAGTACGATTCATCTCTGGAATCTTCAGTCTGGAGCGTTAATTTATACCTGGAGAAATCCTTAA
- a CDS encoding calcium-binding protein, translated as MDVLDLEYVREEYRFVLSDYYGLAVEELSDDQVESFATEFKLTSNPEDVIFATNKDPNDPCVCPTTGTDGNNRIIGGSGNNTLIGGKGNDTLIGGDGDDLLIGGVRRSGNGNSDSNDSGNGAGNGNSDSSNSSSGLGSGDSNSGDDSGLSGGMSGGDKDTDDGDNLLVGGKGNDTCIGGDGKDTLIGGEGNDSLVGGKGDDLLIGGKPGSLISGFDSNDSGDDSGDSNSGVDNGDSGIDGSDGNNTLDGGDGNDTCIGGNGDDSLIGGKGDDSLVGGDGDDTCVGGDGKDTIIGGNGDDSCIGGNGDDSIDGGAGDDTLDGGDGNDTCIGGEGSDYIKGGKGDDLLIGGKMPKSGDSGDSGMDSGADSGMDSGMDGSDGNNTLDGGDGNDTCIGGDGDDSIDGGAGDDSLVGGDGNDTCLGGEGNDTIVGGDGDNSLDGGAGDDSCVGGSGNDTIMGGDGNDTCIGGDGDDSIMGGDGDDYLDGGSGNNTLYGGAGNDTLTGGVYCDGGDGDDFILGGGEGESTIIGGAGIDTLCYHDVTAGVNINLSIGISIGVGFQNVISGFQTVIGSEFDDTITVGDEPVTIVGGAGNDTYILTAENAAGTCIKDDDGVNNIEIEGVTLTSDKLLRDGQNLVVDLNGNGVVDAGDLTIVDFFNKPVGSLFSNIGNLTASDIQQVFPTPAPSPRPIPTIPPSPGTGGETPAEDDDELEGERIEVTSPGQVIFGTRGKDTIIGSNGNDVIFGLQGRDSILGGDGDDIIFGNQGRDTIDGGAGNDIIFGGKGNDSLLGGDGDDLLAGDNGNDTLMGGSGNDTLFGCQGNDLLMAGSGDNLLFGGKGNDTLMGGSGDDTLFGDRGRNLLIGGSGRDTFVLRADLASPSQAQVDTIQDYDAAVDVIGLTGGLTASDLNLTVQDGNTLISVASTGNHLGLVLGITADQLSFTSVGIPTF; from the coding sequence ATGGATGTACTGGACTTGGAATACGTTCGTGAAGAGTATCGATTTGTTCTATCCGACTATTACGGACTCGCCGTAGAAGAACTTAGCGACGACCAAGTAGAATCCTTTGCAACTGAATTTAAACTGACTTCCAACCCTGAAGACGTAATTTTTGCAACAAATAAAGATCCAAACGATCCTTGCGTTTGTCCCACTACAGGCACCGATGGTAACAACCGCATCATTGGTGGCAGCGGCAACAATACCCTGATTGGCGGTAAAGGTAACGATACCCTGATTGGCGGCGATGGCGACGACCTATTAATCGGAGGTGTCCGTCGTTCAGGCAATGGAAATTCCGATTCCAATGATAGTGGCAACGGTGCCGGTAACGGAAACTCTGATTCCAGCAATAGTAGCAGCGGACTTGGAAGCGGAGACTCCAATTCCGGCGATGATTCAGGTTTATCTGGGGGAATGTCCGGTGGCGATAAAGACACCGATGATGGTGACAACCTCCTGGTTGGCGGTAAAGGCAACGACACCTGTATCGGCGGAGATGGAAAAGATACCCTCATCGGTGGGGAAGGCAATGACTCCCTCGTTGGCGGTAAAGGTGATGACTTGCTCATCGGTGGCAAACCCGGTTCTCTCATCTCCGGCTTTGATAGCAATGATTCCGGAGACGATTCCGGCGATAGCAACTCCGGTGTAGATAACGGCGACTCCGGCATCGATGGCAGCGATGGTAACAATACCCTTGATGGCGGCGATGGCAACGATACCTGTATCGGCGGCAACGGTGACGACTCCCTCATCGGCGGCAAGGGTGATGACTCCCTAGTGGGTGGCGATGGCGATGACACCTGTGTCGGTGGCGACGGGAAAGACACCATTATCGGTGGCAACGGCGATGATAGCTGCATCGGCGGCAATGGCGATGACTCCATTGATGGCGGTGCGGGAGATGACACCCTCGATGGTGGAGATGGTAACGATACCTGCATCGGCGGCGAAGGCAGCGACTACATCAAAGGAGGTAAGGGCGATGACTTGCTGATTGGCGGCAAGATGCCCAAATCTGGCGATAGTGGTGACTCTGGTATGGATTCCGGTGCCGATTCTGGCATGGATTCCGGCATGGATGGCAGCGACGGCAATAACACCCTGGATGGTGGAGACGGTAACGACACTTGCATTGGCGGAGATGGAGACGATTCCATTGATGGCGGTGCTGGCGATGACTCCCTCGTCGGTGGAGATGGCAACGATACCTGTCTCGGCGGTGAGGGTAATGACACCATTGTGGGTGGCGACGGCGATAACTCCTTAGATGGCGGTGCTGGCGATGATAGTTGCGTTGGCGGTAGTGGCAACGACACCATTATGGGTGGCGATGGTAACGATACCTGTATTGGCGGCGATGGCGACGACTCCATCATGGGTGGCGATGGCGATGACTACCTAGACGGTGGCAGCGGTAACAACACGCTCTATGGTGGCGCAGGTAACGATACCCTAACGGGAGGCGTTTACTGCGATGGTGGCGATGGCGATGACTTCATCCTGGGGGGTGGCGAAGGCGAATCCACCATTATTGGGGGTGCAGGTATCGATACGCTTTGCTACCACGATGTTACGGCTGGGGTGAACATTAACCTGTCGATTGGGATTTCTATCGGTGTAGGCTTCCAGAACGTTATCAGTGGTTTCCAAACGGTCATCGGTTCTGAATTTGATGACACGATTACCGTTGGCGATGAACCTGTGACGATTGTTGGAGGTGCGGGTAACGATACTTACATTCTCACTGCTGAAAATGCGGCTGGCACTTGCATTAAAGATGACGATGGCGTTAATAACATTGAGATTGAAGGGGTAACGCTCACCTCCGATAAACTACTGCGGGATGGTCAAAATCTTGTGGTTGACCTCAACGGTAATGGAGTGGTTGACGCCGGAGATTTAACGATTGTTGACTTCTTCAATAAACCCGTGGGTAGCCTATTCAGCAATATTGGCAACCTAACGGCTAGCGATATTCAACAGGTCTTCCCAACGCCTGCACCAAGTCCGCGTCCAATCCCGACGATTCCCCCAAGTCCGGGTACGGGTGGAGAAACGCCTGCGGAGGATGATGACGAACTTGAAGGCGAACGGATTGAAGTCACCTCACCCGGTCAAGTCATTTTTGGAACGCGCGGTAAGGATACGATTATTGGCAGCAATGGCAATGATGTCATCTTTGGCTTGCAAGGTCGGGATAGTATCCTGGGTGGCGATGGCGATGACATTATTTTTGGCAACCAAGGCCGCGATACGATTGACGGCGGTGCTGGAAATGACATTATCTTTGGCGGTAAGGGGAACGATAGTCTCCTAGGCGGTGACGGCGATGACCTCTTAGCGGGGGATAATGGCAACGATACCCTAATGGGCGGTAGCGGCAATGACACCCTGTTTGGCTGCCAAGGTAATGACCTGTTAATGGCGGGTTCTGGAGATAATCTCCTGTTTGGTGGCAAGGGGAATGATACGCTGATGGGCGGTTCTGGCGATGATACGCTGTTTGGCGATCGCGGTCGCAACCTGTTGATCGGCGGATCGGGTCGCGATACCTTTGTATTGCGTGCGGATCTGGCTTCCCCCAGTCAGGCCCAAGTCGATACGATTCAAGATTATGATGCGGCGGTTGATGTGATTGGCTTGACGGGAGGCTTAACAGCAAGCGACCTCAACTTGACCGTACAGGATGGCAATACGTTGATTAGCGTCGCGAGTACGGGCAACCATTTAGGCTTGGTTCTCGGCATTACGGCAGATCAACTGAGCTTTACCAGCGTGGGTATTCCTACGTTCTAA